The genomic window CGCCCATCCAAACTTGCCCGTGCCCGCTGACTTGAAGCTTGAAAAGCCCCTCGCCGCCAAACCAGCTGGCAAAACCCGCAAACCCGAGTCCTAAATTGACACCGGGCGTGGAAGCTACATAGGCTCCAGGCTGAAGAAAAAGGCTTTGTCCCGCTAGTTCAATCGTCTGCAGATCTCCTGGCGTGGGCTGAGTAAGCACCAGTTGCCCAGGGGTAGACCCTTGCGGGCAATGGAACGTGTTGATGAATAAGGACTCTCCGCCAAATATTTTCCGCATCAGAGCTTTGAAAAACCCACCGTTAAAACGTGTTTTGATTTGGATATGGCGAGACATACTGGCCATGGCGCCGGCTTCTGCAACGATAGACTCGCCGGGGGCAAGCGTTACAAAGAGAGTCGCAAAAGCGGTTTTAAATCGAATATCAATGTTCATGGTTTATTTTCCAGGAGTGCTTGGTGAACTGCTTTCCAGTCTATGTCAAAAGGCTTTTGCTCTAAAGTACCGAGGCTTTGGTGGGTGGATTCGATGGCTTCAATCCGAGCGCCAATGGCCGGGTGCGTGCTTACCCACGAGAGCATTTCTTCCACTTGGTCTGGCAGCTGTGGTTTGTTTTTATCCTTGCCACCGTGAACGGGTCCCTGCTCTTTTAGGTCTTTAAAGAATTGGGCCAGATGTGTATGGGCAATTCCCGCCGAGTGTAGAATGCGAACTCCTATATCGTCAGCTTCACTTTCTTGATCTCGGCTGTAGCTGTTAATGGCGGCTAAAGTGACTAATTCAGAGCCAAGCCCGAGGAGCACTGAGCTGTCGCCAACGGCCAATTGCACAAGTGTCATGATGCCAATGGATTGAACGATGCGGTCAAGGCCATGCCTTTGTGTAACATGAGCAATTTCGTGAGCGAGCACACCGGCGACTTCTTCTGCTTTTTTTGCTCGCTTAAGCAGGCCAGTGAAAACAACCATCTGCCCGCCAGGAAGTGCAAAGGCATTTACCTGGTCACTTTTGACGACGTGGATATCAAATTGAGCCTCGGGCCTTGATGAGTGCGGAACGAGTCTCTGTAGGATTTTGTTGGTGGCATCTTGAACCACCAAGTTTTCAAGCATGGGGCCGCCAAGGTCCATTTGCGCAACCAGGGTCTGCCCAATGGTTTCATCTACTTCCCAAGGAACCTGATGCACTGCGCGCCGCGCGACACCTTGAAGAGCACTCAGGCCCCAGAAACCCATGGCGAAAATGCCTACAAAGCATAAGGCCCAGCCGAGTCCTCGTTTTAGCTGCGAGGAACGCAGAGACTGTTCAATAGAGAGGGCTTGTTGATGAACGTGGGGATTGGGATGAAGAGTTAGAGCTTTGAGAAACCCAGGAGCTTCACTGAAGATGGTCAGTGTTTTTTCGGGATTTCTACAAAAGACCATTTTCCCACTGGCGCCCCCGACCTCTAGGAGAACTTCAGTTGAGGCGAGTTTGAAAGTTGTGCCCTCGCCTGGTTTGGCATCGATGCCTTGCGGCTCTACGGTGATTTCGACTCCCACACGGCCCAGTGCAGTTTCGTCTGAGAAGACACCGCCTTGAAATGTTAAGGGCTGCATAGAGGGTTCCTGTATTGAAGTGCCATGAAGAAGAGTTAACGCTGTGCGGTTTGGGT from Deltaproteobacteria bacterium includes these protein-coding regions:
- a CDS encoding TIGR00266 family protein, with product MNIDIRFKTAFATLFVTLAPGESIVAEAGAMASMSRHIQIKTRFNGGFFKALMRKIFGGESLFINTFHCPQGSTPGQLVLTQPTPGDLQTIELAGQSLFLQPGAYVASTPGVNLGLGFAGFASWFGGEGLFKLQVSGHGQVWMGGYGGIFSRDVQGEYIVDSGHILAYEPTLGLSVGLSAGIFSSFFGGEGFVSRVKGQGKIYLQSRSLDGLAHWTNRHIW
- a CDS encoding M48 family metallopeptidase; its protein translation is MQPLTFQGGVFSDETALGRVGVEITVEPQGIDAKPGEGTTFKLASTEVLLEVGGASGKMVFCRNPEKTLTIFSEAPGFLKALTLHPNPHVHQQALSIEQSLRSSQLKRGLGWALCFVGIFAMGFWGLSALQGVARRAVHQVPWEVDETIGQTLVAQMDLGGPMLENLVVQDATNKILQRLVPHSSRPEAQFDIHVVKSDQVNAFALPGGQMVVFTGLLKRAKKAEEVAGVLAHEIAHVTQRHGLDRIVQSIGIMTLVQLAVGDSSVLLGLGSELVTLAAINSYSRDQESEADDIGVRILHSAGIAHTHLAQFFKDLKEQGPVHGGKDKNKPQLPDQVEEMLSWVSTHPAIGARIEAIESTHQSLGTLEQKPFDIDWKAVHQALLENKP